The Nitrospira sp. SG-bin1 DNA segment ATCGTGTCGCATGATCTTCAACGGGACTATTTGATCTGTGCCGAGGGGCTGAACGTAATTCTTTCCGGCTTCTATGCGAGCAACGACACCTATGCGTATCAAGAGTTCAGTAAGACCCAGATTGTTCGCGCACATGAGGTGATGCAGGAACTCGGCATTGCCTCGTTGGCTCGTCGCCGGTTCGGCCATCTGTCGACCGGTGAGCAGCGGCGATTTCTCCTTGGGCGAGCGCTCGTGCATGATCCGCCGGTACTGGTGCTGGACGAACCCACAAGCGGTCTCGACCTCAAAGCCTGCTTTCAATACCTCGATCTCGTGCGTACGCAGATCAGCAAAGGCAAGACCGTGCTGCTGGTGACGCACCACCTGCATGAAATCCCACCGGAGATCGATCGAGTGATCTTCCTTAAAGAAGGGAAGATGGTTGAGGATGGCCCCAAGTCAACCGTGCTGACCAGCGAGCAGGTCAGCAGCCTTTTTGGTAGTAAGATTTCCCTCGTGCAGGCCAACGGGTGGTATCAGGCCCTGCCAGGATAGGCTTCGTTTTCTTTCATCTGGCCAAAACCTCCGCTTTTTTGACGAACCTCGTTTCGAGCGATAGGCTTCAGCTGCTGCTATTTCTTCCGAGCCTAACATGGATCAGGATCTCTCGACATCCAAGAGGCGGCGGACCCTCACCTCGCTCCGTTTCGGACTAGCCTCGTGCTTGATAGCGCAGGTCTTTGTCAACTCGGCGTGGGCTGAAACGTGGGTTTGTACTCGACCAGGGCAATCGGACCTGTACACGGATCGGAGCGGCC contains these protein-coding regions:
- a CDS encoding molybdenum ABC transporter ATP-binding protein, encoding MLDIQHATVYRGDTCLFSDFSFALHAGEHAVILGPNGAGKSTLLQLLSGEVHAMPKDETRLALFGEDQWNVWEVRKRIGIVSHDLQRDYLICAEGLNVILSGFYASNDTYAYQEFSKTQIVRAHEVMQELGIASLARRRFGHLSTGEQRRFLLGRALVHDPPVLVLDEPTSGLDLKACFQYLDLVRTQISKGKTVLLVTHHLHEIPPEIDRVIFLKEGKMVEDGPKSTVLTSEQVSSLFGSKISLVQANGWYQALPG